One window of Flavobacteriales bacterium genomic DNA carries:
- the rnr gene encoding ribonuclease R, with product MSKKTRARHTNGPSQQGLLALVRDAGGTGITAQQLLLKLGLDKRDREAVHAMLSDLIAKGKVENAPRGRFVAHGGRTDPGKQVGGTEATIDIIMSGAGYARLGPGKDDVYVPENAVGTALHGDKVLLRISSGRGRPEGKVLQVLERRRTRYVGKVENKGAQMLLNPDDQKMNRPLLIRPDGLNGAKVGEKVIAEMAPWTDAREMPCCSVVRILGKAGEHEVEIHAILAEFDLPAEFPAEVEEAAENIPSGISKEEIAKRRDVRKITTLTIDPDDAKDLDDALSVRKLENGNWEVGIHIADVSHYVQPGALVDKEAAARATSVYLVDRVVPMLPEHLSNNLCSLNPHTDKLSFSAIFEIDDKARLHGEWFGRTIMNSDRRFAYAEAQALIDGGQGEFKDEVLTLYELSKILRKERMDNGALEVGGNEVKFKLDEKGRPIEVYEKVMGPANWLIEEFMLLANKRVAAWVSSRKGGAPPFVYRIHDLPDPEKVQQLRVLAKSFGHNLKTDGRPEDLPKAINQLMRAIKGTEEENILKQVTIRSMSKAIYSTENIGHYGLAFEDYTHFTSPIRRYPDLMVHRAMAHYLAGGKPLDVKKLDISCAHSSAMEKRAADAERASIKFKQAEYMLARVGQTFAGIVSGLTSWGMYVEVIENKCEGMITLRDLPGDHYKFEQEKYSVVGQRTGRRFSLGDDLQVMVRGVDMEKRVIDFSLVDDGPVNIPPERSSRGQWDETRPYPAGGGNGAKKGFRSPKGTDAKKGRKSGGNSKGKGKKRR from the coding sequence ATGAGTAAAAAGACCAGGGCACGGCACACGAACGGCCCCTCCCAACAAGGCCTGCTGGCCTTGGTCCGTGATGCTGGCGGCACCGGCATCACAGCCCAGCAACTCCTGTTGAAGCTCGGCTTGGACAAACGGGACCGCGAAGCCGTCCATGCCATGCTTTCCGACCTCATCGCCAAGGGAAAAGTGGAAAACGCGCCGCGCGGTCGCTTCGTGGCACATGGCGGACGCACAGACCCCGGAAAGCAGGTCGGCGGTACCGAGGCCACTATCGACATCATCATGAGCGGTGCAGGATATGCGCGCTTAGGCCCCGGAAAGGACGATGTGTACGTACCCGAAAACGCCGTGGGCACGGCACTGCACGGAGATAAAGTGCTGTTGCGCATCAGCAGCGGGCGCGGCCGGCCAGAAGGCAAGGTGCTGCAAGTGCTCGAACGCCGCCGCACCCGCTATGTGGGAAAAGTGGAGAATAAGGGTGCGCAGATGCTGCTCAACCCGGACGACCAGAAGATGAACCGCCCGTTATTGATCCGGCCGGACGGATTGAACGGTGCCAAGGTGGGCGAGAAAGTCATCGCGGAAATGGCCCCTTGGACCGATGCCCGTGAGATGCCGTGCTGCTCCGTGGTGCGCATCCTGGGAAAAGCGGGCGAGCACGAGGTGGAGATCCACGCCATCCTGGCGGAATTCGACCTTCCGGCAGAATTCCCGGCGGAAGTGGAGGAGGCCGCCGAGAATATCCCTTCCGGCATCTCCAAGGAAGAGATCGCCAAGCGCCGCGACGTGCGCAAGATCACCACCCTCACCATCGACCCGGACGACGCCAAGGACCTCGACGATGCCCTCAGCGTACGCAAACTGGAAAACGGGAACTGGGAGGTGGGCATCCACATCGCCGACGTGAGCCATTATGTACAACCCGGTGCCTTAGTGGACAAGGAGGCCGCAGCTCGCGCTACCAGCGTCTATTTGGTGGACCGCGTGGTGCCCATGCTGCCAGAGCACCTCAGTAACAACCTCTGCTCGCTGAACCCGCACACGGACAAACTCAGCTTCAGCGCCATTTTCGAGATCGATGACAAAGCCCGCCTGCACGGCGAATGGTTCGGCCGCACCATCATGAACAGCGACCGGCGATTTGCCTATGCCGAAGCACAGGCTCTCATCGACGGCGGTCAGGGCGAGTTCAAGGACGAGGTGCTCACATTGTACGAGCTCTCGAAGATCCTGCGGAAGGAGCGCATGGACAACGGCGCGTTGGAAGTAGGTGGCAACGAGGTGAAATTCAAACTGGACGAAAAGGGCCGCCCCATCGAGGTGTACGAGAAAGTGATGGGACCCGCAAACTGGCTGATCGAGGAGTTCATGCTGCTGGCGAACAAACGCGTGGCGGCCTGGGTCAGCAGTCGCAAGGGGGGTGCCCCGCCGTTCGTGTACCGCATCCATGACCTGCCAGACCCTGAAAAAGTGCAGCAATTGCGCGTACTGGCCAAGAGCTTCGGGCACAACTTGAAGACCGACGGAAGGCCGGAGGACCTGCCCAAGGCGATCAACCAGCTGATGCGTGCGATCAAGGGCACCGAGGAGGAGAACATCCTCAAGCAGGTCACCATCCGCAGCATGAGCAAGGCCATCTACAGCACGGAGAACATCGGGCACTATGGCCTGGCCTTCGAGGACTACACGCACTTCACCAGCCCCATCCGCCGCTACCCGGACCTGATGGTACACCGCGCCATGGCGCACTACTTAGCGGGAGGCAAGCCCTTGGACGTGAAGAAGCTGGACATCAGCTGCGCCCACAGCAGCGCCATGGAAAAGCGCGCCGCCGACGCCGAGCGCGCCAGCATCAAATTCAAGCAGGCAGAATACATGCTTGCGCGCGTGGGGCAGACCTTCGCGGGCATCGTCAGCGGCCTTACCTCCTGGGGCATGTACGTGGAGGTGATCGAGAACAAGTGCGAAGGCATGATCACGCTGCGCGACCTTCCCGGCGACCACTACAAATTCGAACAGGAGAAATACTCCGTGGTGGGCCAACGCACAGGGAGACGCTTCAGCTTAGGCGATGACCTGCAAGTGATGGTGCGCGGTGTGGACATGGAAAAGCGCGTGATCGACTTCTCCCTGGTGGATGACGGTCCGGTCAACATTCCGCCCGAACGGTCCTCCCGTGGCCAATGGGACGAAACCCGCCCCTACCCTGCCGGTGGCGGGAACGGAGCCAAGAAAGGTTTCCGCAGTCCGAAAGGAACGGACGCTAAAAAGGGGAGAAAGAGTGGTGGGAATTCGAAGGGAAAGGGGAAGAAGCGGAGGTAG
- a CDS encoding helix-turn-helix transcriptional regulator, producing MEDMFLIGKKLKHLRDEQKYTQEGVAIDLGVASSTYSDYERGVLNVPAARCWRPQSTTRRT from the coding sequence ATGGAAGATATGTTCTTGATCGGTAAGAAACTGAAGCACCTGCGTGATGAACAAAAGTACACACAGGAAGGGGTTGCCATTGATCTGGGTGTGGCCTCCAGCACATACAGTGATTATGAGCGGGGTGTGCTCAACGTCCCTGCAGCAAGGTGCTGGAGGCCGCAGAGTACTACAAGAAGGACCTGA
- a CDS encoding DUF3078 domain-containing protein: protein MNAVTDCDFRFLPFFLVGILSVSGDVLSNASAQVGDTAHAVALHQMDTARIATTLEPRLITSSLYGSLSASYASSSNWNGQNLRNFALVSNLLYAHSLIATKHAHLHQVMADLGYQKFVDSTWVKSIDRLQVNLLWNKTSRKFNSSYSIAFGTQFMPDAVPEYDPEQDKTVERSVGGFLNPFNLQLGYGLVFSFWEKSNINFAFATLQMSSSPKATTSPAFTGANVIEGKKAYYFMNYGFSVSTAINKNFGEHIQWINNTRIFGNGLDRDHVNLQLSNMVIVKLWKYLQLRFDTRLAYNPMLNYKMQFRQEALIGFFYERNK, encoded by the coding sequence ATGAACGCCGTAACAGACTGCGATTTCCGGTTCCTCCCCTTTTTTCTGGTCGGCATTCTTTCTGTCAGCGGTGATGTACTTTCCAATGCGAGCGCTCAAGTGGGCGATACGGCCCATGCTGTAGCGCTGCATCAAATGGATACCGCAAGAATCGCGACCACACTTGAACCACGCCTCATTACCTCCTCGCTCTACGGCTCCCTCAGTGCCAGCTATGCCAGCAGCAGCAACTGGAACGGTCAGAATCTGCGCAATTTCGCCTTGGTGAGCAACCTGTTGTACGCGCACAGCCTCATTGCGACGAAGCATGCGCACCTCCATCAAGTGATGGCTGATCTCGGTTACCAGAAATTCGTGGACAGCACTTGGGTAAAAAGCATTGACCGCTTGCAGGTGAACCTGCTGTGGAACAAAACGAGCAGGAAGTTCAACTCCTCGTACAGCATCGCCTTCGGTACACAATTTATGCCAGACGCCGTGCCAGAGTATGATCCCGAACAGGATAAAACAGTGGAACGCTCTGTGGGCGGCTTTCTCAACCCATTCAACCTCCAGCTAGGTTACGGCTTGGTATTCTCGTTCTGGGAAAAGAGCAATATCAACTTCGCTTTCGCCACCTTGCAAATGAGCAGTTCACCCAAAGCAACCACCTCGCCCGCCTTCACAGGTGCCAATGTGATCGAAGGCAAGAAGGCCTACTACTTCATGAACTACGGTTTCTCTGTGTCCACGGCCATCAACAAGAACTTCGGGGAGCACATCCAGTGGATCAACAACACGCGCATCTTCGGCAACGGATTGGACCGCGACCATGTGAACCTTCAGCTCAGCAACATGGTGATCGTGAAGCTCTGGAAATACCTCCAGCTCCGCTTCGATACGCGCTTGGCCTACAACCCGATGCTGAACTACAAGATGCAGTTCCGGCAGGAGGCGTTGATCGGCTTCTTTTATGAGCGGAACAAGTGA
- a CDS encoding response regulator: MAQTNVLVVEDESIVSKDIQQSLKKLGYNVVGAASTGENAVALALEAKPDIILMDIMLKGEMNGIEAATRIRAEANIPVIFLTAYADESTLGKAKVTQPYGYIIKPFKEIDIHTSIEMALYKHKKEAEVLKERDLLFNLVEGQSGNRDLLFVKSNSRMVKLRTNDIYYIEALKDYVVINTLNTRYTIHSTMKDIEAKLPEADFMRVHRSFIVRIDKITAIEQPNLILENEKKIIPIGGSYKDDLAKRLNLV, translated from the coding sequence ATGGCGCAGACGAATGTATTGGTGGTTGAGGATGAAAGCATCGTCAGCAAGGATATCCAGCAAAGCCTGAAGAAGTTGGGCTACAATGTGGTGGGCGCGGCCTCCACGGGCGAGAATGCCGTTGCGTTGGCCTTGGAGGCCAAACCGGACATCATCCTCATGGACATCATGCTCAAGGGCGAGATGAACGGGATCGAAGCGGCCACCCGCATCCGCGCCGAAGCCAACATCCCGGTGATCTTCCTCACGGCATATGCCGACGAGAGCACCTTAGGCAAGGCCAAGGTGACCCAGCCCTACGGCTACATCATCAAGCCGTTCAAGGAGATCGATATCCACACGTCGATCGAGATGGCCCTCTACAAGCACAAGAAGGAGGCCGAGGTGCTGAAGGAGCGCGATCTATTGTTCAACTTGGTGGAAGGCCAAAGCGGCAACCGCGACCTGCTCTTCGTGAAGAGCAACAGCCGCATGGTAAAGCTCCGCACCAACGACATCTACTACATCGAGGCGTTGAAGGATTACGTGGTGATAAACACCTTGAACACACGCTACACCATCCATAGCACCATGAAGGACATCGAGGCCAAGCTGCCCGAGGCGGACTTCATGCGCGTACACCGCTCTTTCATCGTCCGCATCGACAAGATCACCGCCATCGAGCAGCCCAACCTGATCTTGGAGAACGAGAAGAAGATCATCCCGATCGGCGGCAGCTACAAGGACGACTTGGCGAAGCGGTTGAACCTGGTGTGA
- a CDS encoding PAS domain S-box protein: protein MSSKGKAEGPVSDHQPRYGDLLEGDLLGWYRTSVTGRMLDCNQALSNLLGYGTREGLMEIPVKEFYFDMVERQRFIEDLLSKKRLNNYEVLLKHRNGRAVHVLENVVVREEPGRASVIEGIIIDITPLRQAEMEQRELANSYRQLTERIRDGILIVQQGKVTYANPSASTVLGTTFPTDMELAQLVVDEDVPVLNDLLVAIQGGQEADTVRINFRTGVAAPCPLMVFGTITWHLDAPAVQLTLHDAETERSLMQERLRATMAEEVNAMLRSEIDEHQRTQEALLQSRRLSKSLIDSSLDMIVAVDPKGLITEFNPAAMIKFGHEAEDILGRNSRMLYADQAEFDRVQEEMAGYGAYAGEVRNITAEGKVFVSFLAASRLFDEDGVLLGGMGVSRDVTQAKRDQEALRISEERYRDLVDNATDLIHSVDATGRILFVNSAWKRTLGHAEEDTASLTVFDLLPEDKQGPARVWLAQATEEVDPTPWRSVFITKDGRKLLMEGTSSLRQEQGKTVAVRSIFRDITAANAAQEQLLKHAAKEKALFEASEHLFWTVDRRIALTSFNQGYLNMVKRLHGTVPHINTDPDMPRDLFAPEDYHDFWKGKYDEVFAGNTVRFETDRTDRNGERVCNEIYLSPVRDSEGNVVEAFGIGHEITAERVAEARVREQAAKLNAIFESSADVMIWGLDRDFRVTACNKHFRQITKLHYGMDVKIGVDLRSAFQRFILPEQEREFLQLARSVFAGNAQHHETEMRRRDGSVIWIEFFVSPIMADGVINEVSCMAHDITEKKKTEQAVMESLREKEVLLKEVHHRVKNNLQIISSIFSLQRDHVADDPRSLALLHESQNRIRSMSFIHESLYQNTNFSQVDFAQYIGGLSRNLVMSYSLTGKVLLHTELQPLMLDLDKAIPCGLILNELISNALKHAFPGNNGGNINIGLVEEEGTVRITLGDDGAGFPADYVEDRDRGLGMELVEMLIDQLDGQIGRSGPEEAQGTSYLITFERY, encoded by the coding sequence ATGTCAAGCAAGGGAAAGGCTGAGGGGCCGGTGAGCGATCACCAGCCGCGCTACGGGGACCTGTTGGAGGGGGATCTGCTGGGTTGGTACCGCACATCCGTAACGGGCCGCATGCTGGATTGTAACCAAGCCCTTTCGAACCTCTTGGGCTATGGCACCCGGGAAGGGCTCATGGAGATCCCGGTGAAGGAGTTCTATTTTGATATGGTAGAGCGCCAGCGCTTTATCGAGGATCTTCTTTCCAAGAAGCGTTTGAACAATTATGAGGTCCTGCTTAAACACCGCAATGGAAGGGCCGTACATGTGCTGGAGAACGTGGTGGTGCGGGAAGAGCCGGGAAGGGCCTCCGTGATCGAAGGGATCATCATCGATATCACACCACTTCGCCAAGCCGAGATGGAACAACGTGAATTGGCCAACAGCTATCGCCAGCTCACGGAACGGATCAGGGACGGCATCCTGATCGTCCAGCAGGGAAAGGTGACGTACGCCAATCCCTCCGCCTCCACCGTGTTGGGAACAACCTTTCCCACGGATATGGAACTGGCCCAATTGGTGGTGGATGAGGATGTCCCAGTACTGAACGACCTGCTCGTAGCGATCCAGGGCGGACAAGAAGCAGATACCGTGAGGATCAATTTCAGGACCGGAGTTGCCGCACCATGCCCTTTAATGGTCTTTGGAACGATCACTTGGCACCTGGACGCCCCGGCCGTTCAGCTCACATTACATGATGCCGAGACAGAGCGGAGCCTGATGCAGGAACGGCTGCGCGCTACGATGGCGGAGGAAGTGAACGCCATGCTCCGTTCGGAGATCGATGAACACCAGCGCACACAAGAAGCGTTACTACAAAGCCGACGCTTATCGAAGAGCTTGATCGATAGTTCATTGGACATGATCGTTGCGGTGGACCCGAAAGGATTGATCACCGAGTTCAATCCCGCCGCCATGATCAAGTTCGGCCATGAGGCGGAGGACATTCTGGGCCGGAATTCCCGCATGTTATACGCCGACCAGGCCGAATTCGATCGCGTGCAGGAGGAAATGGCAGGTTATGGGGCTTATGCCGGCGAGGTCCGGAACATCACGGCCGAGGGAAAGGTATTCGTGAGCTTCTTGGCCGCCTCGCGGCTTTTCGATGAGGATGGTGTGTTGCTCGGTGGTATGGGCGTCAGTAGGGATGTCACCCAAGCAAAGCGGGATCAGGAGGCCTTGCGGATCAGCGAGGAACGATACCGTGACCTCGTGGACAATGCAACGGACCTGATCCACAGCGTGGATGCTACGGGTCGGATCCTGTTCGTGAACAGTGCTTGGAAAAGAACATTGGGCCATGCCGAGGAGGACACGGCCTCTCTGACCGTATTCGACCTTTTGCCGGAGGACAAACAAGGACCGGCACGGGTATGGCTGGCACAAGCGACCGAAGAGGTCGATCCCACGCCATGGCGGTCGGTCTTTATCACCAAGGACGGCAGGAAACTGTTGATGGAAGGCACTTCCAGCCTTCGACAGGAACAGGGAAAAACCGTGGCCGTACGCAGCATCTTCCGCGATATCACCGCCGCGAACGCGGCACAGGAGCAGCTGCTTAAGCATGCTGCCAAGGAAAAAGCCCTCTTTGAAGCCAGCGAACACCTGTTCTGGACAGTGGACCGCCGCATCGCCCTCACCAGCTTCAACCAAGGTTACCTGAACATGGTGAAGCGGCTCCATGGGACCGTTCCCCACATCAACACCGACCCGGACATGCCGCGTGACCTCTTCGCCCCGGAGGACTACCATGATTTCTGGAAGGGGAAATACGATGAGGTGTTCGCAGGAAATACGGTACGTTTTGAAACGGACCGAACAGACCGGAACGGGGAGCGCGTCTGCAACGAGATCTACCTCAGCCCCGTGCGGGACAGCGAGGGCAACGTGGTGGAGGCTTTCGGCATCGGACACGAGATCACCGCCGAACGCGTTGCCGAGGCCCGGGTGCGCGAGCAGGCGGCAAAGCTCAACGCCATCTTCGAGAGCAGCGCCGATGTGATGATCTGGGGCTTGGACAGGGATTTCCGGGTCACCGCCTGCAATAAGCACTTCAGGCAAATTACAAAGCTGCACTATGGAATGGATGTGAAGATCGGCGTGGATCTTCGAAGTGCATTTCAACGGTTCATACTGCCGGAACAGGAAAGGGAATTTCTGCAATTGGCCAGATCGGTGTTCGCAGGAAATGCCCAACACCATGAAACAGAAATGAGGAGGAGGGACGGCTCCGTGATCTGGATCGAGTTCTTTGTCAGCCCCATCATGGCGGACGGGGTGATCAACGAGGTGAGTTGCATGGCGCACGACATCACCGAGAAAAAGAAGACGGAACAGGCCGTGATGGAAAGCCTCCGGGAGAAGGAGGTCCTATTGAAGGAAGTACACCACCGCGTGAAGAACAACCTGCAGATCATCAGCAGCATATTCAGCCTGCAGCGCGATCACGTAGCGGACGATCCCCGGTCCTTGGCCCTGTTGCACGAGAGCCAGAACCGGATCCGCAGCATGTCCTTCATCCATGAAAGCCTGTACCAGAACACGAATTTCAGCCAAGTGGACTTTGCCCAGTATATCGGGGGCTTGAGCCGCAACCTGGTGATGAGCTATTCACTCACCGGAAAAGTGTTGCTCCATACTGAACTTCAACCCCTGATGCTCGATCTGGACAAGGCCATCCCGTGCGGGCTTATTTTGAACGAATTGATCAGTAATGCGTTAAAGCACGCATTCCCGGGGAACAATGGAGGTAACATCAACATCGGGCTGGTCGAGGAGGAGGGTACTGTACGCATCACCTTGGGTGATGATGGGGCGGGATTCCCGGCTGACTATGTGGAGGACCGGGACCGGGGCCTTGGTATGGAGCTCGTGGAGATGCTGATCGACCAACTGGACGGACAAATTGGACGATCCGGTCCAGAAGAAGCACAGGGAACCTCCTATTTGATTACTTTTGAACGTTACTGA
- a CDS encoding toxin-antitoxin system YwqK family antitoxin, with protein sequence MCVEVGVLSAQVGDGFHQYFYPDGKVSSEGILVDGKPEGHWKTFYETGVLKSEGNRVDFQLDSTWSFHAPDGSLTSTIEYKDGKKNGPSRTYAPGDTLVSEENYVADVKEGPSIGFFPDGTKRSTVEFKDGKEEAKAYEYAEDGRIITITDWRAGVLQRRQAINRYDAQHLRQGPWQGYWSNGRLKWEGRFVDDKRQGIFKEYDQQGNLQDLAKFDQDEVLPDAAETTLLDIKNTYHSNGAVASIGSYSKDGKKEGLFRRFDAKGKPTDASIFRNNVLVSEGEMSEVGAMTGPWTEFYSTGEKRAEGQYKEGKKDGPWTFYHRSSEVEQKGNYLNGLPQSNWKWYYRTGELHREENYRKGKEEGASVEYEKDGTVITQGEYIDGLKDGMWTYHVGGHTENGAYKDGLRDGPWISLYDNGKKNFTGSFVGGERNGKQRWYWPNGRLKLEGKYTAGMEQGDFNYYDSNGMLLLSIRYKDGKEMRLDNEKLPPPFEPSGFMP encoded by the coding sequence ATGTGTGTTGAAGTGGGTGTGCTGTCCGCTCAGGTCGGCGATGGCTTCCACCAGTACTTTTACCCCGATGGAAAAGTCAGCAGCGAAGGGATCTTGGTGGATGGCAAGCCGGAAGGCCATTGGAAGACTTTTTATGAGACCGGTGTGCTCAAAAGCGAAGGGAACAGGGTGGATTTCCAGCTGGACAGCACATGGTCCTTCCATGCCCCGGACGGAAGTTTGACCAGCACCATCGAATACAAGGACGGGAAGAAGAACGGGCCTTCGAGGACGTATGCGCCGGGTGATACGCTCGTCAGCGAGGAGAACTATGTAGCGGACGTGAAGGAAGGCCCTTCCATCGGTTTCTTCCCGGACGGGACCAAGAGATCCACGGTGGAGTTCAAGGACGGTAAGGAGGAAGCCAAGGCATATGAATACGCCGAGGACGGGAGGATCATTACCATCACGGACTGGCGCGCGGGTGTTCTGCAACGCAGGCAGGCCATCAACCGCTATGATGCGCAGCACCTACGGCAGGGTCCCTGGCAAGGCTATTGGTCGAATGGAAGACTGAAGTGGGAGGGACGTTTCGTGGACGACAAGCGCCAGGGGATCTTCAAGGAATACGACCAACAGGGTAACCTGCAGGACTTGGCGAAGTTCGACCAGGACGAAGTTCTACCGGACGCCGCAGAGACCACCTTGTTGGACATCAAAAACACCTACCATTCCAATGGGGCCGTGGCCAGCATCGGAAGCTATTCCAAGGACGGCAAGAAAGAGGGCCTGTTCCGCCGGTTCGATGCCAAGGGGAAACCAACGGATGCTTCGATATTCAGGAATAATGTACTGGTAAGTGAAGGGGAAATGAGCGAGGTCGGTGCCATGACCGGACCGTGGACGGAGTTCTACTCCACCGGAGAGAAACGGGCGGAAGGCCAGTACAAGGAGGGCAAGAAGGACGGGCCATGGACCTTCTATCACCGAAGCAGTGAGGTGGAGCAGAAAGGGAATTACCTGAATGGCCTGCCACAAAGTAACTGGAAGTGGTACTATCGGACGGGAGAGCTACATCGCGAGGAGAATTACAGAAAAGGCAAGGAGGAGGGGGCCTCGGTGGAGTATGAAAAGGATGGCACCGTGATCACTCAAGGGGAGTACATCGATGGCTTAAAGGATGGCATGTGGACTTACCACGTGGGCGGACATACCGAAAACGGAGCCTACAAGGACGGGCTGCGGGACGGCCCCTGGATCAGCCTGTACGACAATGGGAAGAAAAACTTCACAGGCTCCTTCGTGGGCGGGGAACGCAACGGCAAACAACGGTGGTACTGGCCGAACGGACGCTTGAAACTGGAGGGGAAGTACACGGCGGGCATGGAACAAGGTGACTTCAACTACTACGACAGCAATGGGATGTTGCTTCTCTCCATCCGGTACAAGGACGGCAAGGAAATGCGCCTTGACAATGAAAAACTTCCACCACCTTTCGAGCCGTCCGGCTTTATGCCATAA
- the rpiB gene encoding ribose 5-phosphate isomerase B, with the protein MHIAIGSDHAGFRLKEQLKEHLLATGHTVEDKGTFSDDSTDYPDYAHAVARDVAEKKVDLGIVICGSGNGVNITANKHHGVRSGLAWNVEVAEVIRQHNDANVLALPARFISTEEAIAITEVFLKTDFEGGRHQRRVAAIEQ; encoded by the coding sequence ATGCACATCGCAATAGGCAGTGATCACGCCGGTTTCCGGCTGAAGGAGCAGCTGAAGGAACATCTTTTGGCCACCGGCCACACCGTGGAGGACAAAGGAACCTTTAGTGATGACAGCACCGATTACCCGGACTATGCCCATGCCGTTGCACGGGACGTGGCGGAGAAGAAGGTGGATCTTGGCATTGTGATCTGCGGAAGCGGCAACGGGGTGAACATCACCGCGAACAAGCACCACGGTGTGCGGAGCGGGCTGGCTTGGAACGTGGAGGTGGCCGAGGTGATCCGCCAGCATAATGATGCCAACGTGCTCGCATTGCCGGCACGGTTCATTTCAACGGAGGAGGCCATTGCGATCACGGAGGTCTTCCTGAAAACGGATTTCGAGGGCGGCCGTCATCAACGGCGCGTGGCCGCCATTGAGCAATAG
- a CDS encoding M28 family peptidase — protein sequence MWRGTILAAFIATLTPAMAQRDSAALHYASTITEADLRTHLTILASDAFEGRETGMKGQKMAARYIEEQFRQFGIPPVPDAEERGMLADGYQQQYPLVLSKPGGLAIAVDGKEYGYMQDYFYNDERLRQDLEAPEVMLATPVSLGGMRLGGGSKVVMLIDAGKPDNNLFMDMRALTSALDKTVTKVLLVVNDSAKSMMKRFGPLLDRERMRLAEPGKKVTDKGMQILVITPELAQAILDKGRYSMKKAVKTVSKKRVIIKVPVKFTYRSQDKALSGENVLGYVEGSDRKGELIAVTAHYDHIGVIDGEVYNGADDDGSGTVAVLEMAQAFAKAKAEGQGPRRSMLFMTVSGEEKGLLGSEWYTDHPVFPLDSTVANLNIDMIGRTDTVYGDSSSYVYVIGSKRISSELGTIIERENATRTQLNLDYAFDSDTDPNRFYYRSDHYNFAKHGVPIAFFFNGVHADYHGPYDEVDKIRFDLLHKRTLLVFHAAWELANRDARIVVDHSVLKE from the coding sequence ATGTGGAGAGGCACTATTCTGGCCGCGTTCATCGCGACCCTCACTCCGGCCATGGCCCAGAGGGACAGTGCGGCCCTACACTATGCGTCCACCATCACCGAAGCGGACCTGCGCACGCACCTGACCATATTGGCGAGTGATGCATTCGAAGGGCGCGAGACCGGCATGAAGGGCCAGAAGATGGCCGCCAGGTACATCGAGGAACAGTTCCGGCAATTCGGTATTCCGCCGGTCCCCGATGCGGAGGAACGGGGCATGCTGGCCGACGGCTACCAGCAGCAATACCCGCTGGTATTGTCCAAGCCGGGCGGGCTCGCGATAGCGGTGGACGGTAAGGAGTACGGCTACATGCAGGACTACTTCTATAATGATGAGCGGCTCCGGCAGGACTTGGAGGCTCCGGAAGTGATGTTGGCAACGCCCGTGTCGCTCGGCGGGATGCGGCTGGGCGGCGGCAGCAAGGTGGTGATGCTCATTGACGCGGGCAAGCCGGATAACAACCTGTTCATGGACATGCGGGCGCTGACAAGTGCGCTTGACAAGACCGTGACCAAAGTGTTGCTGGTGGTGAACGACAGCGCCAAAAGCATGATGAAACGCTTCGGCCCGCTCTTGGACCGGGAACGGATGCGCTTGGCGGAACCAGGGAAGAAAGTGACGGACAAGGGCATGCAAATACTGGTGATCACCCCGGAACTGGCCCAGGCCATACTGGACAAGGGCCGCTATTCCATGAAGAAGGCCGTGAAGACCGTGAGCAAGAAACGGGTCATCATCAAGGTGCCGGTCAAATTCACCTATCGTTCACAGGATAAGGCACTCAGCGGGGAAAACGTGCTGGGCTATGTCGAGGGCAGTGATAGAAAGGGTGAGCTGATCGCAGTGACGGCGCACTATGACCACATCGGAGTGATCGACGGCGAGGTTTACAACGGTGCCGATGACGATGGCTCCGGTACGGTGGCGGTGCTGGAAATGGCCCAAGCATTCGCCAAGGCCAAGGCGGAAGGGCAAGGTCCCCGGCGCAGCATGCTGTTCATGACGGTGAGCGGTGAGGAGAAGGGACTGCTCGGCTCGGAGTGGTACACCGACCATCCGGTGTTCCCGTTGGACAGCACAGTGGCGAACCTCAATATCGACATGATCGGACGGACGGACACAGTGTATGGGGACAGCTCCTCTTATGTGTATGTGATCGGGAGCAAGCGGATCAGCAGCGAACTGGGCACCATCATCGAGCGGGAGAATGCGACCCGGACTCAATTGAACTTGGACTACGCCTTCGATTCCGACACCGACCCCAACCGCTTCTACTATCGGAGCGATCACTACAACTTCGCCAAGCACGGCGTGCCCATCGCCTTCTTCTTTAACGGCGTCCATGCGGACTACCACGGACCCTACGACGAGGTGGACAAGATCCGCTTCGACCTGCTGCACAAGCGGACCCTCTTGGTGTTCCACGCCGCTTGGGAATTGGCTAACCGCGATGCGCGGATCGTGGTGGACCACTCCGTCCTGAAGGAGTGA